A part of Thermococcus sp. JdF3 genomic DNA contains:
- the nuoF gene encoding NADH-quinone oxidoreductase subunit NuoF has protein sequence MSEIKAIAVGMNSCGIAAGAKETYEAIKAELERRNLDVKLKIVGCVGMCYREPLVDIITEDEIITYGHVDPKKVPRIIEEHVINGKPVEEWVVKRDWWENGERKTWDVDGYFAKQKKIVLENSGYIDPENIDEYIAAGGYEALKKALKMEPEEIIDVIMKSGLRGRGGAGFPTGLKWKFAREAKGDVKYIVCNADEGDPGAFMDRNVLEGDPHRVIEGMIIGAYAIGATKGFIYVRAEYPLAIRRLKIALKQAREMGFLGENILGSGFSFDIVIKEGAGAFVCGEETALIASIEGRRGMPRPRPPYPAQKGLWGKPTNINNVETWANVPWIIKHGWEAYASIGTEKSKGTKVFALSGKIKHGGNVEVPMGMTLREILYDIGGGTKTGKRIKAVQLGGPSGGCIPEYLFDTPVDYESVNATGAIMGSGGMVVMDEDTCMVDVAKFFLDFTVKESCGKCTFCRLGTKRMWEILDKFTQGKATEEDLEKLERLAYQVKAGSLCGLGQTAPNPVLTTIRYFRDEYMAHIEGKCPAKVCKPLIRYVIIADRCTGCTACAIFCPVKAISGERLKPHVINQDECIKCGTCYEVCRFNAIEIVDAGGE, from the coding sequence ATGTCTGAAATCAAGGCCATAGCGGTCGGCATGAACTCCTGCGGTATAGCGGCTGGAGCCAAAGAGACGTACGAGGCGATAAAGGCCGAGCTTGAGAGGAGAAACCTTGATGTGAAGCTCAAGATAGTCGGCTGCGTTGGCATGTGCTACCGCGAGCCTCTCGTGGACATCATCACCGAGGACGAGATAATCACCTACGGCCACGTCGACCCGAAGAAGGTTCCGAGGATTATAGAGGAGCACGTCATTAATGGAAAACCCGTAGAGGAGTGGGTGGTCAAGCGCGACTGGTGGGAGAACGGGGAAAGAAAGACGTGGGACGTTGACGGCTACTTTGCCAAGCAGAAGAAGATAGTGCTCGAGAATTCGGGATACATTGACCCCGAGAACATCGATGAGTACATAGCTGCTGGCGGCTACGAGGCCCTCAAAAAGGCCCTCAAGATGGAGCCCGAGGAGATCATCGACGTAATCATGAAGTCAGGCCTGAGGGGAAGGGGCGGAGCGGGCTTCCCGACGGGGCTGAAGTGGAAGTTCGCCCGCGAGGCTAAGGGCGACGTCAAGTACATCGTCTGCAACGCCGACGAAGGTGATCCTGGAGCCTTCATGGACAGGAACGTCCTTGAGGGCGACCCGCACAGGGTAATAGAGGGCATGATAATCGGCGCCTACGCGATTGGAGCAACCAAGGGCTTCATCTACGTTCGCGCCGAGTACCCGCTCGCGATAAGGAGATTGAAGATAGCGCTGAAGCAGGCGCGCGAGATGGGATTCCTCGGCGAGAACATCCTTGGCTCGGGGTTCTCCTTCGACATCGTCATCAAGGAAGGTGCCGGGGCCTTTGTCTGCGGTGAGGAAACCGCTCTGATAGCCTCGATAGAGGGCAGGCGCGGAATGCCGAGGCCGAGGCCGCCGTACCCGGCTCAAAAAGGCCTCTGGGGCAAGCCCACGAACATCAACAACGTCGAGACGTGGGCAAACGTGCCGTGGATAATAAAGCACGGCTGGGAGGCCTACGCCTCAATCGGAACGGAGAAGAGCAAAGGAACGAAGGTTTTCGCCCTCTCCGGCAAGATAAAGCACGGCGGAAACGTCGAGGTTCCGATGGGCATGACCCTGAGGGAGATACTCTACGATATCGGCGGCGGGACGAAGACCGGTAAAAGAATAAAGGCCGTCCAGCTCGGCGGTCCTTCAGGTGGCTGTATCCCGGAGTACCTCTTTGACACTCCCGTTGATTACGAGAGCGTCAACGCAACCGGTGCAATAATGGGAAGCGGCGGAATGGTCGTCATGGACGAGGACACCTGTATGGTCGATGTCGCCAAGTTCTTCCTGGACTTTACCGTGAAAGAGTCCTGCGGGAAGTGCACCTTCTGCCGCCTCGGAACAAAGAGGATGTGGGAGATTCTGGACAAGTTCACCCAGGGCAAGGCCACCGAGGAAGACCTTGAGAAGCTCGAAAGGCTCGCCTACCAGGTCAAGGCCGGCTCTCTCTGTGGTCTCGGCCAGACCGCCCCGAACCCGGTTCTCACGACAATCCGCTACTTCAGGGACGAGTACATGGCCCACATCGAAGGAAAATGCCCGGCCAAGGTCTGCAAGCCACTCATAAGGTACGTTATAATCGCCGACAGGTGCACCGGCTGTACGGCATGTGCGATCTTCTGCCCGGTGAAGGCGATAAGCGGCGAGAGGCTCAAGCCCCACGTCATCAACCAGGACGAGTGCATCAAGTGCGGGACCTGCTACGAGGTGTGCCGGTTCAACGCCATCGAGATAGTCGATGCGGGGGGTGAGTGA